The following proteins are co-located in the Paenibacillus sp. JNUCC32 genome:
- a CDS encoding winged helix-turn-helix transcriptional regulator: MKEYCKFESALDILVGKWKPVILLQLISNGTMRFSELQKSIPGINKKMLTQQLRELEYNDIVHREVYNQVPPKVEYSISEYGKGLSTVLKALNNWGAAHMEHMNTLYGVDRFRFETGSTDYK, translated from the coding sequence ATGAAAGAGTATTGCAAATTTGAATCAGCGCTTGATATTTTGGTGGGGAAATGGAAGCCCGTCATTTTACTTCAACTGATTTCCAACGGCACCATGAGATTCAGCGAGCTTCAAAAATCGATACCGGGTATAAACAAAAAAATGCTTACCCAACAGTTAAGAGAGCTTGAGTATAACGATATTGTACATCGAGAGGTTTATAACCAGGTCCCTCCAAAAGTAGAGTATTCAATTTCCGAGTATGGCAAAGGTTTAAGCACGGTGCTAAAGGCATTGAACAATTGGGGAGCGGCTCATATGGAGCATATGAATACGCTCTATGGAGTAGATCGTTTCAGGTTTGAAACCGGGTCAACCGATTATAAATGA
- a CDS encoding ABC transporter permease, with translation MNAIVKLASLETKMFFRDRLSMFWTFLFPIVMIGLFGSMFVGDNMSQKAFAEYFVPSWIGVNIVTTSFFTLGTVLTNYRETGVLRRYQSTPLQPWKILAAHTFQGTVIFAISAMLLMVFGMLLYDLTLPAYIGSTLLSLLISILAFFPFALFLTSLAKNTQAASAISSLFLNLMLFLSGATFPLEMMPTVLQYAAKILPLYYVIQLLRGTWTEAPITEYGFEAAVLIGIAIVSVVLATRFFRWSGK, from the coding sequence ATGAACGCAATCGTAAAACTCGCCAGTTTAGAAACGAAAATGTTCTTTAGAGACCGTTTAAGCATGTTTTGGACGTTTCTCTTTCCTATTGTGATGATCGGGCTGTTTGGATCCATGTTTGTTGGAGATAACATGAGTCAAAAGGCTTTTGCGGAATATTTTGTTCCTTCGTGGATTGGCGTCAATATCGTAACCACTTCCTTTTTTACTCTGGGAACTGTTTTAACCAATTACCGGGAAACGGGCGTATTGCGAAGATATCAATCAACACCGCTCCAGCCATGGAAAATCCTCGCCGCCCATACCTTTCAAGGGACCGTCATCTTTGCAATATCCGCCATGCTTCTGATGGTCTTTGGCATGCTGCTCTACGATTTAACCCTGCCGGCCTACATCGGAAGCACCCTGCTTTCATTGCTTATTAGCATCCTCGCTTTTTTCCCGTTTGCTTTATTCCTGACCTCATTAGCAAAAAACACTCAGGCTGCTTCCGCAATCAGTTCATTATTTCTAAACCTGATGCTGTTCCTGTCAGGAGCGACATTCCCGCTGGAAATGATGCCGACGGTTCTTCAATATGCAGCGAAAATACTCCCGCTCTATTACGTCATTCAGTTGCTGCGGGGGACGTGGACAGAAGCGCCAATTACGGAGTATGGCTTTGAAGCAGCTGTTTTGATTGGCATTGCCATTGTATCTGTTGTGCTTGCTACACGGTTTTTCCGGTGGAGCGGGAAATAG
- a CDS encoding ABC transporter ATP-binding protein has product MESVITVRNLSKNFGGTKAVKNLSFDVYKGEIFGIIGPNGAGKTTTLEILEGISDPSEGAVEVLGLVPNKQLRELNKRIGVQFQATSIQKKMKVKEALDLFSSFYDNATKKDHFIELLGLNEKLNVKFDDLSGGWKQRVTLALATLHEPEILFLDEPSMGLDPSARREMWSLIRLLRDRGSTIVVTTHYMEEAEQLCDRVAMIYSGQLKALNSPRELLNEGAANCLTFISEGVAPENLSSLPGVERVEKNQDEFKVFCDDQQTTAYHIFSYCQEKGIRLSSFRFEKGSLDDLFIQYLEKEKIG; this is encoded by the coding sequence ATGGAGAGTGTCATTACAGTTCGCAATCTATCGAAAAACTTTGGCGGGACCAAGGCAGTAAAGAATCTTTCCTTTGATGTTTACAAAGGTGAAATCTTCGGAATTATCGGGCCGAACGGCGCAGGGAAAACGACCACCCTCGAAATCCTGGAAGGAATCTCTGATCCAAGCGAGGGAGCGGTTGAAGTCCTTGGACTCGTTCCCAATAAGCAGCTTCGGGAGTTGAACAAGAGAATTGGTGTCCAGTTTCAAGCCACTTCGATCCAGAAGAAAATGAAAGTAAAAGAAGCGCTGGATCTCTTTTCTTCATTTTATGATAATGCCACGAAAAAAGATCATTTCATAGAATTGCTTGGCTTAAACGAAAAGCTGAACGTAAAATTTGATGACCTATCCGGCGGATGGAAGCAGCGGGTAACTCTTGCTTTAGCCACTCTGCATGAGCCTGAAATCTTATTTCTTGATGAGCCGAGCATGGGTCTTGATCCCTCAGCAAGGCGGGAAATGTGGTCTTTGATCCGGCTGTTACGGGATCGTGGAAGTACGATTGTGGTGACCACGCATTATATGGAAGAAGCTGAGCAGCTGTGCGACAGGGTGGCGATGATTTACAGCGGCCAATTAAAAGCTTTAAACTCCCCTCGTGAATTATTAAACGAAGGTGCTGCTAATTGTCTTACCTTTATCAGTGAAGGAGTCGCCCCCGAAAATCTAAGCTCGCTTCCCGGCGTGGAGCGCGTTGAAAAGAATCAAGACGAATTTAAAGTGTTTTGTGATGACCAACAGACAACGGCTTATCACATTTTCAGTTACTGTCAGGAAAAAGGCATCCGATTGTCCAGCTTCAGGTTTGAAAAAGGCTCTCTCGATGATTTATTTATCCAGTACCTAGAAAAGGAGAAGATCGGATGA
- a CDS encoding DUF3021 domain-containing protein — MNAFLFRSMIGIFFGAFIAVMTTSALIYFGGQSTIDGMHFIKNAFGYIFCGWLFNVTPLYFKIRSLRLPIQTALHFLTVTIVYFLLGQWIGWIHINVKNFLIFLGISIIGYAIGWIGFYLYFKNESKKLNNDLRRH, encoded by the coding sequence ATGAATGCATTTCTTTTCAGAAGCATGATCGGTATATTCTTCGGGGCCTTTATTGCTGTAATGACTACAAGTGCGCTTATTTATTTTGGCGGACAATCGACAATAGACGGAATGCATTTTATTAAAAATGCATTTGGCTATATATTCTGCGGCTGGCTGTTTAATGTCACACCCCTCTATTTCAAAATTCGCTCACTTCGCCTGCCCATACAAACCGCCTTGCACTTTTTAACAGTCACCATCGTCTACTTTTTATTAGGCCAATGGATCGGCTGGATTCACATTAATGTAAAGAACTTTTTGATATTCCTGGGAATCTCTATTATCGGTTACGCCATCGGATGGATTGGATTTTATCTTTATTTTAAAAATGAATCGAAAAAGCTGAATAACGATCTTAGAAGACATTGA
- a CDS encoding LytTR family DNA-binding domain-containing protein produces the protein MKISLDIDPRNEETTVTIHCKELTPAIQEILEYLNKNDMDLIVGKDGENQHLIKHEEVHYFRTEGDVVTAATSEGIFKIKEKLYELENSLPSHRFIRISKSVIANLHAMSHFEPSFNGTLCVHFKSGEKEYVSRHYIGRIKEILKMNRRETK, from the coding sequence ATGAAAATTTCACTCGACATCGACCCGCGCAACGAAGAAACCACGGTGACGATTCACTGCAAAGAATTGACCCCAGCCATCCAGGAGATCCTCGAGTACCTCAATAAGAATGATATGGATTTGATCGTCGGAAAAGATGGAGAGAATCAGCACTTAATTAAGCACGAGGAAGTACACTACTTTCGTACAGAAGGCGATGTGGTCACAGCCGCCACCTCAGAAGGAATCTTTAAAATAAAAGAAAAATTATATGAGCTCGAAAACTCCCTTCCTTCCCATCGGTTTATCAGGATCTCAAAATCCGTCATTGCAAACCTGCATGCAATGAGCCATTTCGAACCATCATTTAACGGGACCCTCTGTGTTCACTTTAAATCAGGTGAAAAAGAATATGTTTCGCGTCATTACATTGGCCGAATTAAAGAAATTCTAAAGATGAACAGGAGGGAAACGAAATGA
- a CDS encoding ADP-ribosylglycohydrolase family protein, with amino-acid sequence MTKWNGLRELVREEIKQRGEEGCHVEGMAERLEAAGTDESKLMEVYQALMALEPHEDIKYFEPSELEAIRAERPDGPRFLSGNWDELKWQDKFHGAWLGRSAGCALGKPLEAPSFMQGSGGRPGWHNVKLWFEGAGQWPICHYTPGESTAEAEYGIEIARWSSLASCRDNIRFMETDDDIRYTVLGLLMLEERGLDFNSWDVGKLWHRHLSFGQVFTAEAQSYLNFARVTSHISGDRPDDWEKHIQWGRSYLNPYREWIGAQIRVDGYAYGAAGQPQLAAELAWRDASFSHVKNGIYGAMFCSAMIAAAFVESDMKRIVEIGLSEIPKHSRLAEDIALAVNIAEETEDTIDLVSKIWEAFKHYHPVHTNNNAALCAAALIHSGGDFEKGITTAVLGGWDTDCNGATVGSILGASLGAAALPEKWISPLNDTLYADVSGFHPIAISECAQRSYRVFRKLQH; translated from the coding sequence ATGACGAAATGGAATGGACTGAGGGAATTAGTTCGGGAAGAAATCAAACAGCGCGGAGAAGAAGGCTGTCATGTTGAGGGGATGGCCGAGCGGCTGGAAGCAGCCGGCACAGACGAATCAAAGTTAATGGAAGTATACCAGGCTTTAATGGCTCTTGAACCACATGAGGATATCAAGTATTTCGAGCCGTCGGAATTGGAGGCCATTCGCGCCGAACGTCCGGATGGACCGAGATTCCTGTCCGGAAACTGGGATGAGCTTAAATGGCAGGATAAATTTCATGGTGCGTGGCTCGGCCGTTCGGCTGGTTGTGCGCTCGGAAAACCTCTCGAAGCTCCTTCCTTCATGCAAGGCTCGGGCGGAAGACCCGGCTGGCACAATGTTAAGTTGTGGTTCGAAGGCGCAGGGCAATGGCCGATTTGCCACTATACACCGGGTGAATCAACTGCAGAAGCCGAGTACGGTATCGAGATAGCAAGGTGGAGCAGCTTGGCCAGCTGCCGGGATAACATTCGCTTTATGGAAACGGACGATGATATTCGATATACCGTTCTCGGCCTGCTCATGCTTGAGGAACGCGGGCTCGATTTCAACTCCTGGGATGTGGGCAAGCTGTGGCATCGTCATTTGTCATTCGGGCAGGTATTCACGGCTGAAGCGCAGTCCTATCTTAATTTCGCTCGCGTCACTTCACATATTAGCGGCGATCGACCAGATGACTGGGAGAAACACATCCAATGGGGCCGTTCTTATTTAAACCCCTACCGCGAATGGATCGGCGCCCAAATCCGTGTGGACGGCTATGCATACGGTGCTGCCGGCCAGCCCCAGCTTGCAGCTGAGCTTGCTTGGCGGGACGCTTCCTTCTCCCATGTGAAGAATGGCATTTATGGCGCCATGTTTTGCTCGGCTATGATTGCCGCCGCATTCGTTGAAAGTGATATGAAGCGAATTGTTGAGATCGGATTGAGTGAAATTCCGAAACACAGCCGTCTTGCAGAAGATATCGCATTAGCGGTCAACATTGCCGAGGAAACGGAAGACACAATAGATTTGGTGAGTAAAATATGGGAAGCATTTAAGCACTATCACCCTGTTCATACCAATAATAATGCTGCATTATGCGCGGCTGCGCTCATTCATTCCGGAGGCGATTTTGAGAAAGGCATAACAACAGCCGTACTTGGTGGCTGGGACACCGATTGCAATGGCGCCACCGTCGGTTCCATTCTTGGCGCATCCCTTGGAGCGGCGGCGCTTCCTGAGAAGTGGATCTCGCCGCTAAACGATACGTTGTATGCCGATGTCAGTGGCTTCCACCCCATTGCCATCTCCGAATGCGCGCAAAGAAGCTATCGCGTCTTTCGAAAATTGCAGCATTAA
- a CDS encoding helix-turn-helix transcriptional regulator — MRLHIAYDHPIAINAFEWTPATYRQPPHVHASLEIGLCLTGKGYFFFGNKQYAAKPGDLFLVNNDERHIAQSAPDDPSRYLFINFDPALLLAEEPGLLLPFSYRSTHFCNHIMGGSPLAKQLTPWVLAIAEELREKSPGYLAMTKSALIQLCGRLLRHYNGLLTDDERHHMLHSVRQAQSLAALVEHRYHEPVSLGELADELGLSVSRVSRAFLETTGYRFSEYVSLLRIQAAKRELAGTDKAVADIAFECGFQSLPTFYRVFKEIVGLSPIRYRQSIGITE, encoded by the coding sequence ATGAGACTTCATATTGCCTATGACCATCCCATTGCTATCAATGCTTTCGAATGGACCCCTGCCACTTATCGGCAGCCGCCTCATGTGCACGCAAGCCTGGAGATCGGTCTCTGTTTAACAGGCAAAGGCTATTTTTTCTTTGGCAACAAACAATATGCAGCAAAACCTGGCGACTTATTTCTGGTCAACAATGATGAACGGCATATTGCCCAATCTGCCCCCGATGACCCGAGCCGCTATCTTTTTATTAATTTTGATCCCGCGCTGCTGCTAGCGGAGGAGCCCGGTCTTCTGCTGCCATTCTCCTATCGCTCCACTCATTTTTGCAATCATATTATGGGCGGCTCGCCGCTCGCCAAACAGCTTACGCCTTGGGTGCTGGCTATAGCGGAAGAACTGCGGGAAAAGTCCCCCGGTTATTTGGCAATGACCAAAAGCGCGCTCATTCAGCTGTGCGGCCGTCTTCTTCGACATTACAACGGTTTGCTGACCGATGATGAGCGTCATCATATGCTACATTCCGTTCGCCAGGCGCAATCGCTTGCCGCTTTGGTCGAGCATCGTTACCACGAGCCGGTTAGCTTAGGGGAATTGGCTGATGAACTTGGTTTAAGCGTCTCGCGCGTGAGCCGGGCGTTTCTGGAAACGACCGGTTATCGTTTCTCGGAATATGTTTCCTTGCTGCGTATCCAGGCTGCCAAGAGGGAATTGGCAGGAACAGACAAAGCTGTAGCCGATATTGCTTTCGAATGCGGCTTTCAAAGCTTGCCGACCTTTTACCGTGTTTTTAAAGAGATTGTCGGCCTGTCTCCGATCCGTTATCGGCAATCAATAGGGATTACGGAATGA
- a CDS encoding extracellular solute-binding protein yields MKSKKALAMISLTLALAITGCGFKTSSEPNQPSGNSKEPIQTTGTGNSNDIIEVSTVSPSDPYLKFDEGEDFDKNSVYDVYEQDIGVKITNKWIADISQFKERVKIAIASNDLPDFLLVNAAQLKELTEADMIMDLTEIYDQHATEETKKFLTMDGGMQMKTAMIDGKMMGIPSSYNPFNYQYLFVRTDWLKELGLPEPKTMDDFIKIAEAFKTKNPGGTKQAYGIAVSKNPFSIETGVTGLRAFLNGYHAYENIWMEDGNGGLMNSDIQPEMKQALAALQDMFKKGLIDPEFAVKDTEKAAELIYDGSIGMVFGASWTPAQLVQGAVKDGKVVQEWGVFPIPSVDNKPTLNQIGLGVDEYYVISKQAKHPEGVIKLLNQWIVVDNTMNPTDEQKIYLYGKDKQEKGNNYWLLNPLRVGKQMDNNGEILPKAIETKDPSILQTADQKGRYERAMKFIDGSDINMWWEVLISGPNGAVSHNPKIQQNKEYLQNKFYGAPTPTMADRQEILTKKRDEIFIKIIMNQVSVDEFDTFVEEWKKLGGDEITKEVNEWYLSMK; encoded by the coding sequence TTGAAGAGCAAAAAGGCACTTGCAATGATCTCCTTGACGCTTGCATTGGCGATTACAGGCTGCGGCTTCAAAACGTCGTCTGAGCCAAACCAACCATCTGGAAATTCCAAGGAACCGATCCAAACAACAGGCACAGGAAACAGCAATGATATCATTGAGGTTTCAACGGTTTCGCCAAGCGATCCTTACTTGAAATTTGACGAAGGTGAAGACTTCGACAAAAACTCAGTTTATGACGTTTATGAACAAGATATCGGTGTCAAAATTACAAACAAGTGGATTGCAGACATCAGCCAATTCAAAGAGAGAGTAAAAATTGCCATCGCATCCAACGATCTTCCCGATTTCTTGCTTGTAAACGCTGCTCAGCTTAAAGAGCTAACGGAAGCAGATATGATTATGGATTTGACAGAGATTTATGATCAGCATGCTACGGAAGAGACAAAAAAGTTTCTGACCATGGACGGCGGCATGCAGATGAAAACTGCGATGATCGACGGGAAAATGATGGGGATTCCAAGCTCATACAACCCGTTCAACTATCAATACTTGTTCGTTCGTACCGACTGGCTGAAAGAACTTGGCTTGCCTGAGCCTAAAACAATGGATGATTTCATAAAAATTGCCGAAGCGTTCAAAACCAAGAATCCTGGCGGCACAAAACAAGCTTACGGTATTGCGGTCAGCAAAAACCCATTTAGTATCGAGACAGGCGTTACCGGTCTGAGAGCGTTCTTGAACGGCTATCACGCTTATGAAAACATTTGGATGGAAGATGGGAACGGCGGTTTGATGAACAGTGATATCCAGCCCGAGATGAAGCAGGCGCTTGCAGCGCTGCAAGACATGTTCAAAAAAGGGTTGATCGATCCTGAGTTTGCGGTTAAAGATACGGAAAAAGCCGCTGAGCTCATCTACGACGGCAGCATCGGCATGGTATTTGGTGCTTCCTGGACACCGGCGCAGCTTGTGCAGGGCGCTGTGAAAGACGGGAAGGTTGTTCAAGAATGGGGAGTGTTCCCTATCCCTTCCGTAGACAACAAGCCTACATTGAATCAAATTGGTCTTGGTGTTGACGAGTACTATGTGATCTCTAAACAAGCCAAGCATCCTGAAGGCGTTATCAAATTGCTGAACCAATGGATCGTCGTTGATAATACGATGAATCCGACAGATGAACAAAAAATCTATCTGTATGGTAAAGACAAACAAGAAAAAGGCAACAACTACTGGCTGCTGAACCCGCTTCGCGTAGGCAAACAGATGGATAACAACGGCGAAATTCTGCCGAAAGCGATCGAAACGAAAGATCCTAGCATTCTTCAAACTGCAGACCAGAAGGGTCGTTATGAACGTGCGATGAAATTTATCGATGGTAGCGATATCAATATGTGGTGGGAAGTGCTGATTTCGGGGCCGAACGGAGCGGTATCGCATAACCCAAAAATCCAGCAAAACAAAGAATACCTGCAAAACAAATTCTACGGCGCACCTACGCCGACGATGGCAGACCGTCAAGAAATTTTAACGAAGAAACGTGATGAAATATTCATCAAAATCATAATGAACCAAGTATCCGTAGACGAATTCGATACATTCGTTGAAGAGTGGAAGAAGCTTGGCGGCGATGAAATCACGAAAGAAGTTAACGAGTGGTATCTATCGATGAAATAG
- a CDS encoding ABC transporter permease, translating into MNSLTRMWKKEWPLHLMLLPGLAMIVIFSYIPMTGIMMAFQKYVPNKGLFGSPFIGWRNFQLLMDYPDIGRIFFNTVYIAVMKIVAGLFVPITIAILLNELRREWMKRTFQTLVYLPHFLSWVLLSGILVDILSPSSGILNQLLGWFGMKPIFFLGDNNWFPYVMVISDVWKEFGFGTIVYLAALTGINPTLYEAAQIDGAGRWKQTLHVTLPGMMPIIVLMLTLNIGNVLNAGFDQIFNLYSAPVYESADIIDTFVYRMGIQQAQFGFATAVGLLKSVVSFIFISVSYVLAYRLANYRIF; encoded by the coding sequence ATGAATAGTCTTACGCGCATGTGGAAGAAGGAATGGCCGCTTCATTTGATGCTGCTGCCGGGTTTAGCTATGATTGTTATTTTTAGTTACATTCCGATGACAGGAATCATGATGGCTTTTCAAAAATATGTGCCGAATAAAGGGTTGTTCGGCTCCCCGTTTATCGGATGGAGGAACTTCCAGCTGTTAATGGATTATCCGGATATCGGCCGCATCTTCTTTAATACGGTATACATTGCTGTAATGAAAATCGTTGCCGGTTTGTTCGTGCCAATCACGATAGCAATTTTGCTTAATGAATTGCGTAGAGAATGGATGAAAAGAACGTTCCAAACCCTGGTCTATCTGCCCCATTTTCTATCCTGGGTGCTGCTGAGCGGGATTTTGGTCGATATTTTGTCTCCTTCCTCCGGCATATTGAACCAGCTGCTTGGATGGTTCGGCATGAAGCCGATTTTCTTTCTTGGCGATAATAACTGGTTCCCTTATGTCATGGTCATCTCCGATGTATGGAAAGAATTTGGATTTGGTACCATTGTTTATTTGGCCGCACTGACAGGAATTAATCCTACGCTGTATGAAGCCGCTCAAATCGATGGTGCGGGCCGCTGGAAACAAACGCTTCACGTGACGCTGCCGGGCATGATGCCGATCATCGTTCTTATGCTGACGCTTAATATCGGCAATGTGCTGAATGCGGGATTTGATCAAATCTTTAACCTGTACAGCGCACCGGTTTATGAAAGTGCCGATATCATTGATACTTTTGTCTACCGTATGGGGATCCAGCAAGCCCAGTTCGGATTTGCCACAGCTGTCGGCTTATTGAAATCCGTCGTATCCTTTATTTTCATTTCCGTATCCTACGTACTCGCATACCGACTAGCGAATTACCGTATTTTCTAA
- a CDS encoding carbohydrate ABC transporter permease codes for MVIKPSFGRRAFLVCNLVFLAFISFLCLMPILHILAISFSSGSAAAAGKVALWPVEFTTAAYDNVFGKPEYVRAFGISIQRVVVGTVLSMLLTIITAYPLSKDRNTFRLRTVYAWIFVFTILFNGGLIPTYLTIKSLGLIDTLGALVLPMAINVFNVILLLNFYRNLPRELEDASRIDGAGHFATLWKIYVPLSLPALATTGLFTMVGHWNSWFDGMLYMNHPENYPLQTFLQTVIIKMDFRFLKSENVELMLQLSDRTSRAAQIFVAAFPILIVYPFLQRFFIKGIVMGSVKE; via the coding sequence GTGGTTATTAAACCGTCATTCGGAAGAAGGGCTTTTCTAGTTTGCAACCTAGTCTTTCTAGCGTTTATATCTTTTTTATGCTTAATGCCGATCCTTCATATTTTGGCGATTTCGTTTAGCTCGGGTTCGGCGGCGGCAGCCGGCAAGGTTGCGCTGTGGCCTGTAGAGTTTACAACGGCGGCTTATGATAACGTGTTCGGCAAGCCTGAGTATGTAAGAGCCTTTGGCATTTCGATTCAACGGGTTGTTGTCGGGACGGTATTAAGTATGTTGTTAACGATTATTACAGCTTATCCTTTATCCAAGGATCGCAATACGTTTCGTCTAAGAACCGTCTATGCATGGATATTTGTTTTCACGATTTTGTTCAACGGCGGACTCATTCCTACCTATTTGACAATTAAAAGCTTGGGACTTATTGATACTCTCGGAGCGTTGGTGCTACCTATGGCAATTAACGTGTTCAACGTCATCCTGCTATTGAACTTTTACCGCAATCTGCCCAGGGAGCTTGAGGACGCTTCACGGATTGACGGAGCCGGGCATTTTGCAACGCTTTGGAAAATATATGTACCGCTATCGTTGCCCGCACTGGCGACAACGGGGCTGTTTACGATGGTAGGGCATTGGAATAGCTGGTTCGACGGCATGCTTTATATGAATCACCCGGAAAATTATCCGCTGCAAACTTTCTTGCAAACCGTTATTATTAAGATGGATTTCCGATTTCTTAAATCAGAAAATGTGGAACTCATGCTCCAGCTGTCTGACCGTACAAGCAGGGCGGCACAAATCTTCGTAGCGGCTTTCCCGATTCTTATTGTCTATCCATTCTTGCAGCGGTTTTTCATCAAGGGCATTGTAATGGGAAGCGTAAAAGAATAG
- a CDS encoding sensor histidine kinase: MKSIFFLQDSSIFKKIMAAFLAALLPLMAITWMINEQGADHIRSEISDSILNTTRFYLESLDQEADRISRYLPNYVMDRDLMEVAATGEQMNSYERSYKILDIQHRLDLMKNSSPFIREAKAYIPLIERTVLSNSFETKLNAEEYEAMQPDKKLYTEPFIYWQDRLFITMQYPASKKNPLYVVGVELSTGKIKETLAQIGNSRGGQTVLLNLERGWEINSGSDLELHDLMKQLAFEKQAAKIDEGYDTIHYKNKRFLTVFKYSSLWNSYTVTCIPEEMILGSLQVYRALFWWACALAVCIFLFFTYFIIRLIYRPLLKLVRSFRRMQQNELEPILIDRRQDEFGYLYQAFNDTVKSLKTLIEENYEQQIRNQRSELKRLQSQINPHFLYNCFFVLCRLIKSDTQKEKAYQFCLYIGQYFQFITRHHDDDVLLEMELEHSRTYVEMQSICYGERIEVLFEVEAQPIEVPRLILQPIIENAYKYALGNMRGTGELWVHSKLRNDAFYIYVEDNGEFITDEEIEALGKKLRYSTNQMEETTGLLNVHRRIQLRYGEEYGITVSRSELGGLQAIIKLSMS, translated from the coding sequence ATGAAAAGTATATTCTTTTTACAGGATTCCTCTATATTCAAAAAAATAATGGCTGCCTTTTTGGCAGCCTTACTGCCGCTTATGGCAATTACCTGGATGATAAATGAGCAAGGGGCCGATCATATCCGCAGTGAAATATCCGATTCGATTTTGAATACGACAAGGTTTTATTTAGAATCCCTGGATCAGGAAGCAGACCGGATCAGCCGATATCTGCCTAACTACGTTATGGACAGGGATTTGATGGAAGTGGCGGCGACAGGCGAGCAGATGAACTCCTATGAGCGGTCGTATAAAATATTGGATATTCAGCACCGCCTGGATTTAATGAAAAATTCCAGTCCGTTCATTCGCGAGGCGAAGGCGTACATTCCGCTAATCGAGCGCACGGTGCTGAGCAACAGCTTTGAAACCAAGCTGAATGCGGAAGAATATGAAGCGATGCAGCCGGACAAGAAGCTTTATACGGAGCCCTTTATTTACTGGCAGGACCGGCTGTTTATTACGATGCAGTACCCTGCAAGCAAAAAAAACCCGCTCTATGTGGTAGGCGTAGAGCTCTCAACCGGCAAAATTAAAGAAACCTTAGCGCAAATCGGCAATAGCAGGGGAGGCCAGACCGTATTGTTAAACCTGGAGCGCGGCTGGGAAATCAATAGCGGCTCCGACCTTGAATTGCATGATCTGATGAAGCAGCTGGCTTTTGAGAAGCAGGCAGCGAAAATAGATGAAGGCTATGATACGATTCATTATAAAAACAAGCGCTTTCTAACCGTATTCAAGTATTCCAGTCTCTGGAATTCATACACGGTAACTTGCATACCGGAAGAGATGATTCTCGGTTCATTGCAGGTATATAGGGCATTGTTTTGGTGGGCTTGCGCGCTTGCTGTTTGTATTTTTTTATTTTTTACCTATTTTATCATCCGATTAATATACCGTCCGTTGTTAAAGCTGGTGCGTTCCTTCCGCCGCATGCAGCAAAACGAGCTGGAGCCGATCTTGATCGACCGCAGGCAGGATGAGTTCGGCTATTTATACCAGGCTTTTAACGATACCGTGAAATCTTTGAAAACACTGATTGAGGAAAATTATGAGCAGCAAATTCGCAATCAGCGTTCGGAGCTGAAGCGATTGCAATCGCAAATCAATCCTCATTTTTTATATAATTGCTTTTTCGTGCTTTGCCGCTTGATTAAATCCGATACCCAGAAGGAAAAAGCCTACCAGTTCTGTTTGTACATCGGGCAATATTTTCAGTTCATTACTCGCCATCATGATGACGACGTTCTGCTGGAGATGGAGCTTGAGCATTCCCGCACTTATGTAGAGATGCAGTCGATCTGTTACGGGGAACGAATCGAAGTGCTGTTTGAAGTCGAAGCCCAGCCGATTGAAGTTCCCCGATTGATTTTGCAGCCTATTATTGAAAATGCTTATAAGTACGCCCTTGGCAATATGCGCGGCACGGGCGAGCTATGGGTGCACAGCAAGCTGCGAAATGATGCTTTTTACATTTACGTAGAAGATAACGGCGAGTTCATTACGGATGAGGAAATCGAAGCGCTTGGCAAGAAGCTGCGTTATTCAACGAACCAGATGGAGGAGACAACCGGCCTGCTTAATGTTCATCGCAGAATTCAGCTTCGTTATGGAGAAGAGTATGGGATTACCGTATCACGCTCTGAGCTTGGCGGGCTTCAAGCTATTATTAAACTGAGCATGAGCTAA